TTGCCGTACCCAAGCCGAAGCCAAAACCCAAGCCAAAACCGCAACCGCCAAAACCGGTTGAGAAGAAACCGGAGCCGGTGAAGGAAAAACCTTCCGAGGAAAAACCGGCGGAACCTCAGCAGACCCAGGCGCCGACGGAGAAATCCGCCCAGCCGGCACCGGGCCCGTCGCCAGCACAACTGGCGGCCAAGGCCAGCTGGCAAGGCACCCTGCTCGCGCATTTGCAGAAGTACAAGAAGTACCCGGCAAGCGCACAGGCACGGGGCAAGGAAGGCTTGAACCGGCTGCGTTTCGTGGTCGATGCCGAAGGCAACGTGCTGTCGTTCGAACTGGTGGGCCGCTCCGGCAACGCCGATCTGGACCGGGCTACCCTGGACATGATCCGCCGCGCCCAACCGCTGCCCAAGCCACCGGCCGACATGTTGACCAATGGCTCGATCGAAATTGTTGCGCCGTTTGTTTACTCGCTGGAACGCCGCCGCTGATCTGCATTGGCAGAACACGGCTCGATCCCGCCAGAAAGGCACCGAAAGGTGCCTTTCTCATATCTGCCAACGGCAAACCGGCATTGCCCGGTGTCGCATTCATCACTCAGTCTGATAACGTGCGTCTATCGATTGCAGCCGGTATGCTTGGCCCGCATCTTCATGGACGCTTGCTATGACCCTCACAGAATTACGCTACATCGTTACCCTCGCCCAAGAGCAGCATTTCGGCCACGCGGCCGAGCGTTGCCACGTCAGCCAGCCAACCCTGTCGGTGGGCGTGAAAAAGCTTGAAGACGAACTCGGTGTGCTGATTTTCGAGCGCAGCAAAAGCGCCGTGCGCCTGACCCCGGTCGGTGAAGGCATCGTCGCCCAGGCGCAGAAAGTGCTGGAGCAGGCCCAGGGCATCCGCGAGCTGGCCCAGGCCGGCAAGAACCAGCTGACCGCCCCGCTGAAAGTCGGCGCGATCTACACCGTCGGCCCGTATCTGTTCCCGCACCTGATTCCGCAACTGCACCGGGTCGCCCCGCAGATGCCGTTGTACATCGAAGAAAACTTCACCCACGTGCTGCGCGACAAACTGCGCAACGGCGAGCTGGACGCGATCATCATCGCCCTGCCGTTCAACGAAGCCGACGTGCTGACCCTGCCGCTCTATGACGAACCGTTCTACGTCCTGATGCCGGCCCAGCACCCGTGGACCCAGAAAGAATCCATCGACGCCGCCCTGCTCAACGACAAGAGCCTGCTGCTGCTCGGCGAAGGCCACTGCTTCCGCGATCAGGTGCTGGAAGCCTGCCCGACCCTGACCAAGGGCAACGACGGCGCCAAGCACACCACGGTGGAATCCAGCTCGCTGGAAACCATTCGCCACATGGTCGCGTCAGGCCTGGGCATTTCGATCCTGCCGCTGTCGGCGGTGGACAGCCATCACTACGC
This genomic window from Pseudomonas kribbensis contains:
- a CDS encoding hydrogen peroxide-inducible genes activator gives rise to the protein MTLTELRYIVTLAQEQHFGHAAERCHVSQPTLSVGVKKLEDELGVLIFERSKSAVRLTPVGEGIVAQAQKVLEQAQGIRELAQAGKNQLTAPLKVGAIYTVGPYLFPHLIPQLHRVAPQMPLYIEENFTHVLRDKLRNGELDAIIIALPFNEADVLTLPLYDEPFYVLMPAQHPWTQKESIDAALLNDKSLLLLGEGHCFRDQVLEACPTLTKGNDGAKHTTVESSSLETIRHMVASGLGISILPLSAVDSHHYAPGVIEVRPLSAPVPFRTVAIAWRASFPRPKAIEILADSIRLCSVAKPAAPVTAG
- a CDS encoding energy transducer TonB family protein, with amino-acid sequence MITTRHKLTRYSGSLAVVLGVHALAIALALNWTARPPIELPPQAMMVELAPVPAPPPPAPPKVVTPPQPPAPVEELPIPKLAEAPKAEIAVPKPKPKPKPKPQPPKPVEKKPEPVKEKPSEEKPAEPQQTQAPTEKSAQPAPGPSPAQLAAKASWQGTLLAHLQKYKKYPASAQARGKEGLNRLRFVVDAEGNVLSFELVGRSGNADLDRATLDMIRRAQPLPKPPADMLTNGSIEIVAPFVYSLERRR